The DNA sequence TGGCATGGTTAGATTACTGCAATCCTGGAAGGATCATGGGGCACCCATAGTGCAAAAACTTTCCATCTTAACCTTCTGGGATTCAGCAATTTAAGTTCCTTGTGGAAGTATGTACAGTACATTCATCCTCAAAATGGAGTTAATTTCATCCGTGCAAATCACTTTTGTTGCCTCAGCAGAAGTAATTCTGCTGGTACATCCTGTCTACTCTGTACTCAGGAGTTAGGACTCCAACAACAGAATAGGTTCATTTAAAGTCACAACACAGTATTAAAACATCTTTTATAATTTAAGAACTATTATACACAGTGTTGCAAATTACTATGCCACTAAGACTGAAAGAGTTGAAGATGAACCACTCAAAGATCTATTGATGCAAAAGTAATGAAGTACACGTTTGCCATTTTATAACACACTGAGGTTAAACTGCCAATATACAACTCTCACCCCCacatttataaaaaataaataaatcctcaaCTGCCAGACACATTTTGATTTGCGTTTCTTCCTCAGTGACATACATGAAATAAGTTCAAGCAAAAAAAGTCATCCATCCTTCAGACTGAAAAGTAGACAAAAATTCACAAAGAAAAATGCCTCCTCGTGTTCTTTTCCTGTATCTGAAAAACAACCAGCCATTTTACCCCCCCAAAGGAAAATCGTCATGCATTTTCCATCCTGTAGGCTATTCTTTTTTGGAGCATCCTTTATCACAGCAGGATGGGATGGCCTGTTACCACATATCTTCAAGTTTTTCTAATTAATGGCCACCACATTTTCTATCTTATCTATAAACACTGATTCTACTCTATattggttatatatatatatatatatattatatatatatatatatatatatatatatatatatataacctagATTCTACTCTATATTGGTTATTTATGAAGAAATCTTTCACTATGTCTTCCAGAAATGGCAAAAGAAATAGAGTCATAATTTGATCTAACTGCCAGTCTAATTGCTGGAGCTTCAAAAGTTACAGCTTTCCATTTTGATTTTGTACAATCATGTATAAAATGCCTGCATTTTTTGCACTGACAATTTTACCTCTATCAGTTTGTAAAGAGCACTTCTGCATCAGTAAAACTCCTGAAGTGATCACCATACACTTTCCATCTTAATGACAAGCTACTAATTATAACATTGTACTTAACAGATTTTTAAACTTCTGAAATAAAGTTTTAAGACTATATGGTGACTTTCAACAAACCTATTTTGTGAAATTTCACACttcaaggcagcaatcctaacctcactttcctgggagtaagtcccattgaacacaataggacttacttttgagtagacctggttaggattgtgccccaaattctCAAATACATTCCAAAATATTTTGTTACAATATATTTCAGGAAAATACCTAGTATAAAACCACTGCACCAGATTACAGCATTTACACAACACAACCCTGGGGTACTGAATATAAATATATGCTTGTGTTCCTGAGATGTGTGCATAGAAAACATTCAAGTGCTCCTCCCCACTGCCACTTCAGAGATGCCCAATCCCAAGCTTATTTGAGATAGAGCATACCTGCTAAAATCCAAATATAAATAACTTTGTAACTGTGGGGTTGTGTCAGTCTTCAGTGCCAGGTCCAGTGGTGGGGAGCTTTGGGTCGGAGTATATCAAGACCAGTTTTCCCCACAGAGCAGCATCTACCTGGATCCCGGTATCAGGCACTGGTTCCACCAGAAATTCCACACAGTTGGAAGTCTCAGAGTGAGGCTCAGGCACAGTTAGCTGAGTGACACGGTACACAGGGGCATGAGCTTGCCCAATCAGAAGCAGGGGTGGTTCATGACCTCTGACACATGATCCTTTCCGGCAGTGCACACGAAAACATTTGGCTTTGCTAGGGGGGTAGGTCCAGCGCAAGGTGAGGCTGATAGAGAGAACCCTGGCTGAAGTCCGATGCCAGTGGAGGTGGGCTACATCAATGGGGGACATCTGACTGCCGGTAGAAATTGACGTCAGTGAGCGCAGGTGGCCAGCATCCAGCACCTATGGGAGACAGGCACTGAGTTAGTGGTGGGAATAGCACCCCAAAATAGACACAGAGAGGAAAGGGGCTGACAAGCACAAGGAGCAGATCCACATCAAGCAGTTCCTCCAAGGGCAGGATTCAAGAAACAGGACTGGGCTGGAAGGAAACCAAACAAGGCAGATGCATAGAAATTAACTGCATCAAGGAACAGGCCTTGCCACTCCTATCTTATAGGACATGGCTGGATTGTGGCCACTTAGAGAGCCCAGTGTTATGTGGGATTCTATgccaagtctatgcttgggatcattaggaaaggtactgagaacaaaactgctaatattataatgccgttgtacaaattgatggtaaggccacacctggagtattgtgtccagttctggttgccacatctcaaaaaggacatagaggaaacggaaaaggtgcaaaagagagtgactaagatgattactgggctggggcaccttccttacgaggaaaggctacggcgtttgggcctcttcagcttagaaaagagacacctgaggggggacatgattgagacatacaaaattatgcaggggatggacagagtggatagagagatgctctttagactctcacataacaccagaaccaggggacatccactaaaattgagtgttgggagagttaggaccgacaaaagaaaacatttctttactcagtgtgtagttggtctgtggaactccttgccacagcacgtggtgatggcatctggcctggatgcctttaaaaggggattggactaatttctggaggaaaaatccattacgggttacaagccatgatgtgtatgtgcaacctcctgattttagaaatgggctatgtcagaatgccagatgcaagggagggcaccaggatacaggtctcttgttgtcttgtgtgctccctggggcatttggtgggccactgtgagatacaggaagctggactagattggcctaaagcctgatccagcgggactgttcttatgttcttatgcgacAATATGCTCCCCTTATGGGAGCATCATAGAGATGAATGTTTGGAGGATCAGGACCAGTTAGGAACAGTAGCCTCATTGCTTGGATCAAGAGTTcagttagaaagaaagaaaattatatggaggggaaaaaatccctctGATGAAATCAGTGTTATAATTACTGGCaggaaggtttaaaaaaaaaaaaagatacatccCATCAAGACTACCTAAGCTGTCCCCGGCACTGCCTCACAGCTGCAAGAGATGGAAGTCACATAGGTGAACAGGCTATGGAAGGAAGATGCGCAGACCATACTGGATCTGGAAAAGTTGGGTGGGAAGAGTTGCCAATTTCTCAACCAGCCACTGTAGGTGTGTCTTTAACAGTAACTTGGTATGCAAACCATGGCAGGTGATCATGTTTATCTCTGTGCTTCACTTGCTAAACATCAGATTGCTGTTACAAGGTACAAGAGCAGGCCAGGCAGCTTTTCTGATCAACTGGCAACCTTTTCAGAGTACACGCAGACACAGGGATTGCCTTGCCAATCCTGTTGTCCAGAAGCCTTTGTTCTAGCAGCATAGCTGTAAGACTCCAGCCTCTTTATGACTCATGAGCAGAGACTTTCAGAAAGGACTGAAGAGTCTTTCTCCCCCTTTACACCTCCTCCAAAGCCAGTGGGACTAGTATCCTAGTTGTTGCACAGGTACAACAAGACCACATTTTCCTCTGGCTATTTATGACAGCCAAGAACTTAGTCTGGGCAATCTTTATGTGCTGGAGTCTCCTGATGTGACAAAGTCACATTCAGAAGCAGACCCCTTACATCTTTCTTCAACAAATCTTTTTCATGAACTGTCAAGGACCCAGCTCATGCCACGGGCCTATAGGGAGTCTGCCTGCCCATCCTGAAGGTGGATGGGAAACTGGCTGCCTCACTTCCACAGCTGTCTGGGTATTTCCCAGACCCTCCCCCATTGCCTCCTCACCCAGATCCTGCCAAGGAGACAGGCAAAGGGCACCTCGTTCTGGCCAGACTGGTGATGTGACACAGTGACGAAAAGTTCATCCAGGACACAATTTTGGAACTCCAGCTCATAGCATCTGGAAAGGAGAGAAGAACAGTCAATTGTTAGGGTCTTGGCTGCTGCAAAGTATTGAGACGTCCATCCTATGCTGCCCACACTCTTCCATTTCCAGGCACTGGAACCAATGCCAGGTCTACTGAGgctgtgtgtttgtttatgtAAAAATGTTTGTAACACCGTGTCGCTAGACAGGCCTTCAATAGACATGGGAAATACTGATACAAATAAGACACTCAACAAAtgacaaaacaaacagaaatgagCAGTAGAGACTAGATAACCAACAGCAACATCAAAGAATTCCACTGCAGCAGGGGAGAGAAAAGGTTTAATTCAACTTCAGGTGGCAACACCACCAGTTTCTACCAAAAATAGTACTGAAGGAGGTTGCCAAGCAGGCCTTTCAGGTGGTAGGGGAAGAAAATGCAGTTCTAGAGTCTGAGCCCAGCGACCACAAAGAGGATACCCACCCACTTGCCCCCAGTTGGTGGTGGGATCCACTGACATGGAACAAACAGTTTCCATCCACTTTGCTTTCAGGGAGACAAAAGAAAGTGATGCTCTCTGCCATGCAACTTCCACTCACCGACTTTGCCAGCCACGTTCCCCATGTTGTCCGCACGCTTTGAGTAACTGTGCAACTTGGGGAGGAGGATTGTGGATGGGTTGAGGTCTATGCCATCTGGGTGCTGTTGGAGGAAAGGGAGCAATTAgagcctggcacctggggaaaggaAGGCAAGTCCCTCCACATTGGAATACAAGTTTGTGTGACTACTGTTGCTCCTCTCTAGGAAAAACCATAAAATGGTAAGGTAAAGATGTATTTCCTTACCTGGCAAAGCAGACACATTCCCTGGGTTACAAGAGTGCGACTCCTGTGTGGTGAGCTCTGGAGAGAGGGTCACTGCTTGAAATGGAGCCTCGTGTTTATAAATTAGGACGACCAACAGTTTAGGGGGTGCCGGCATCTGAAATGAAAACAGcctgatgaccccccccccataagcccCAGAcagacaggggggaaaaaagacagagagagaacacAGTCACTGCCAACTCCAGGCACAGGGCATCACAGTCTGCAACCACAAGAAGACCCAGGCACACATACCATTTTACCAACACAGAGAAATGCCACAGTTGCAGATCTGGTGAGGCTGGAACTAGACGCCCACAGGGGGTCAAAGGAGCTCATGCATCACCAGGCATGTAGAAAGGGCCTCAAAACCACCTCAAAACCACCAGGTCCCCTGCACCCTTCCAAAGGAGACCAAGCTAGCTCTCTCCTTCCACCATGTCTCTGATGAAAGGACCCATCAAAGCATCTATCATGGACAGAAAATTCTGAATTCCTCTCTAGTTTATTGCCCATTTTGGCCATTGCTTGGGAACTGCCTGGGAACCAAAACCAGTCGAACTCTTAGCACCTGGGTCAAATCCACAGACCCAAACCCCTGAGGAGCAATACTGGGTTTCTGAATTCATTTCACATTCTGTAGGCCTAACTAAGTTCGACTTCACAGGAAGGAACATTTGCTTAGCTCAGCTATAGGTAACCCGGAATGAATTTCTGACCAATAAATAacgggggggtggtggtggagaagagGGGTCACTTGAGGAGCCTGAACCACTTTACAGAGCATGTGCCTTCACTTGCCAGATCCAAATTCTCAACAGAATCCTCCATTCCTTGTTGACTACTCCCAGCTTCCTGCAGTCTGTCCAGATCCCTGGAGTTGCTATTCTCACAGAgctacaaaattgaaggtcagaaaagtttttcccaaactttatggtggtttgatatgaatttagggtgctgattccaaaaatggcatctgttttgccctatcacgtccagttttcgagatatagtatagcctcattagtgaatggttcaagcagcttcctcatgaagaagccatggtgtaggcttcctcatgaggaagctgcttgaaccattcactgaagaggctatgccgtgtctccaaaacgagacgcgacagggcaaaacggatgccatgtttggaattagcaccccaaatatatccaggaattggtgtaacgtttaaggaagcaaaatgtgtgttggcctgtgttctCAGTAGGCAGCCTATAAGCCTGACCAGATCCACATTGTGGGTCAGTTTTTTCTCCTCCCTCCATAGCTATTACCCTCACACATTTTCTCAATGCTCCCAGTAGTTGCTACTCCAGTATCTATCAGGTTGCCTAGGAAACCTCTGTACACTGCAAACATTGCACAGCAGCCACCACTGGGAGCAACAAGCCAATGAGCCAGAGGGAGGAGCTCAGGGCATCAGGCCCCAAACACTAACTAAAATGCAACATTGTTCATTTGAAATCTGCTACCAGTCTAACTTTGTCCAAGTGGTTTGTTTTTTAGTTCTAGCAGTTTGGGAGGAAATATGCCCCTTTTCCCCAGTCAGCGTATCAAAGTTGCTACATCTCAAAAGGtgatttatcattttatttttttaaaaaggatttttatCATGCCTTCCCTAACCAAAATGGAAAGGCAGCTTACAGAaatctcaaggcagcttacaaagtggAATAAATCCAAACACCAAACAACTAAAAAATCAGAGCAACAAAACACAATGACCAAGAGCCAATACAACCCTCTCAGAGCTGGAACAAACTGCAGTGAACCAATGGGAGGTTTTGCTGAAGCAGAAGTGGTTCTGCATCTCTCCTAAATGCCAGCAAGGAGGGGGCAATCCTGGTCTCAAATGGTAGGGCACAACATTCCACAGCCTGgcagccacaacagagaaggtctTGCAATGAGTTGTCATCAACCATGTCTCCAGTAGAGAGGACAACTGAAAACAAGTCTCTCAAGATGAATTTTGTCCATCTCActaggtcggggggggggggggaagagagatggtCCTTCCAGTTTTTCGGACTCAAACTGttaagggttttaaaggtcatcaccagcTCTCTGAATTGTGCCTGGAGGCAGCCAACAAAGTTGGGACAACAGGGATGCAACATGGTCCAGACCCCTGGCACCAGTCGAGAGCCTGGCAACTACATTCTGTACCAACTGCAGTTCCTGTCACTGTAATCCACATTAggctgcatttggcatgctaAGAGAGCCACTTGGGTTTGACATCTTTCATTGAATCCAAGACGGTCCTCCTGTTCACACAGTTCACAGAAGGAAAAATGCTTTCTGCCACATTCTTCAACTTTATATCTAACTAATAAGATCATGTGAAACCTCCTAGAACTCTGCAAGTGTCAGTTGAAGACCTGACTACATCCATTTGCAaatctcagttccagggggatgTGCCTCTAGTCTAATTTCTTAGTAGCCCCAGAGTGATCATGTGGCATGGCAGTCAGCTTCTTGGTGCTTCCTGTCACTATAAGCCACACTCAAGAGGTTAGGACTGGCCTGTCCCCCCCATTTTGCTGCAACAGCAAAGCCCACAGCCACAAGACAACTGTGCAGGTGTGCAGCATGACCATTTGCTAATGGCCGAGTTGGAGCAGCCTATTTAAGCTTCCTCAGACCTCCATAATATCTATGAACAAAGAGGAAGTTGTtgggggaaaaattgaaaaaggctGAAACCCTAAGACTCGAGCCATCACTAGGGTCACAGCAGTTCTCCTACCAAGTACTGGCACCAAGGGTCATTTGGTTAGTACGCTTTTATTATTTTGCCAACTACCTTGGGGACCTCTGGAGGACTGGAAGGTGCGGTAAAGgcgaaaagaaaaaacaaacacaaatattGAACCTATTTTAATTCAGTACTTTTCTGAAAAGATGCAAACTGGAAGGAGTCGCAAAGGAGCAAAAGAAAGACACAGAGTGTTTGGGAAGACTGCTGTGAAGGAAGAGCCAGTAATGCACTAGCATGGGGGGCGCGGTTGGCTGGAGGGCATGGCTAGCTGCCACACTCCCATTCTCCCTACCACCACTTTTTCACCCTACCTGACAAGGAGTGTCCACGGAGGGCTATACAGTCATCCCATGCTCCTCTACTCCCCCCCAACCCATGACCAGCTAATGTTTATTTAGCAAAGTCAAATGCTTGTTATTGCTTCCTCTCCCTCACACAGTCTATGGCCTGTTCCCAAGTCCAACTTACCACCACCAAGAAATCCACAATCCCAGCTGGCACTCACCTTGCTGTGACATGACTGGCACTGGATGGGATAGCGCCCTCCAGCAGCAGGGAGCTGCCCCCACACCAGGCATCCTTCAGGCAGCATCGTGTCCGCAGCCAGCCACCACTAGGGATCCTGTGGTTGGTGTACAGTGGCTGGATATCCTGAGCACTCAGGTTGTACCATGGCTCTGTCCCATTCACCTAGTAACAGAAAAAAAGACATTGCAGATGAAGCCAGGATGTGGCAATATAGAGCCCAACCCTGCCTTACGGCAGTTGCAAAACGGTCTCTGGCTGCGCAGGAAgttgcacactgctggagtgccagtgggaaagcTGCCGTGGCCTCACACACAGTGACAGCTCAGGACCAGCCCGCCAACTCGGGTAAGtaggtgggatggggcagggggaggaaggaatgtGAGCAGAGCAGGGCAGTGATGGAGGGGAAGagcggatcaggtctgggaaggaggtgagTTCGGTGGTGGCAGCAGGCAGCTACTGAAACCAAACTCCTTGCCCAGAGCCAATCCCGCTGCCTAAATccctgcagacctgcaccagtgcagatctaagcagacccctctgcaccgcagaggcttatccccaggatgcagcacaagctgttttggtgaggctgcatcagttggctggaaagcataggattggatggCTAGAAATTATTATTTATATGGGATGATTCTTGTGCTCCCTTGCCTCAAACGCCTAACCCCTTGGGTTTCCCTTGAAAACTTGATCTGAAAATAAGCTTTGTATATGTTACATTTACAGTTCACATAAAGTGTTCATTTTCCATCTGGAAATACCAGACCTTTTACACTACAAAGACCAACATGGAAAGtgtttctaagggcacaatcctaacccactttccaacaccgacataagggcaatgcaactcctaggtaagggaacaaacattcccttacttcgaagaggcctccttgagtgccaccccaactgcaggatgcaatacacatcccactggcacagctatgccagtgcaggaaagtggattagaatttgggccttagtggtCAAAGTGAAAGCTTaaatgacaaagggcacaatcctaaccaggtctactcagaagtaagtcctattgtgttcaatgggacttactcccaggaaagtgaggttaggattgcagccatagctaagggcccaatccactccaacttcccagtgccaatgcagctgcgccaactgggcatgctctgcatcctgcaatgggtggGCAGctatagaggcctcctcaaggcaagggaatgtttgttgccttacctcagggctgcatcagcactggaaagttggacaggactgggtaCTAAGGAACCTATTCCTTCTTACTAAGTTCGAAGCTTTTTGCAGACTTCTAAGAATAATCTTGTAGCAGAGAAGCAGCACGTGGGGTCTGGAGGCATGAAGGTCCAAGTCAGGTGTTAAGAGAGCCTGCATTTCTAAGCAAGAAAATGAGCCATCTTCTGGATCAAGGCAGCTGCCTCCCAGCCAAAggacgtggagggggggaaaaaatcagttcAGATTTTGTCTTCAGGCTTAGCTGGCCAATAAAAGAAGCGAAAAGTTGAAGAGCAGTGCTCTTCCTCCCATGGGCAACAGGGCCCATTAAGTGGAACTCAAGACCTCCCCCCTAGCCAGGCAGACAGGAAGCAAGTTAGCCCAGGTGTGAATTAAAACCAGAGGACTGAAGGCCAACAATCTCATGGAAATAAGCTGACTGGGGATCCATCCACATGAGGCATCCAGAAGGCACTGCTGAGTCTGTCACTCGTTTGGATGTCCACTGATCAGACAGGGCAGGTACTAGAAGCCAGTGACTGGTACCTAGCCAAGCCACCAAACGATAAAGGTGGcagtttttttctccctctctcacattcACACACAGCTTGACACTAAGGTTACCTCTTGCCCAATATCCTTACCTGCCCATCAAAGAAGTGCTTGTTCCCCACACCCAAACTGAAGGTGGTGTCAAAAGGAAGGGAGCCAACACTATGAATGGGCAGCAGACCAGAGAGTAGGGCCCAAAATCTGCAAGGAAAAGAGAAGGCCTTACCAAACAATTTCTTGCACTGTCGGACAAAACCCCAGACCAGGAGGTTAGAAAGGCGTACATCTCAAAGTGCTTAAAAGCCTGCTTCCATCTGGTCGCAGAGCCTGAGCAGCTCTAGACACTATGGGGGGGGCCTCACAGAACCCTTCTGCTGCATAGGCCTCCTCTTTCCAACTTTAGGAGAGTGGCCAGAAGACCCCACCCAAACACCCTGCATCACCTCCACACAGCCCTTACTTGTCTTCGTTGTTCAGGAAGTCTGCTGGGCCAAGATGCTCATAAACCCATCCCGGTGCAAAAATGGCCACAGAAAGGCCCTGCTCCCGTATCATGCGCAGTGACTATGGAGGAACAAGGAATGCAAAGTCACCCTTTCCCTGTGGGTGGGATTTCAGGGTATGGAGTCCAAGGAGGGCACCAACAACAGTGCACTGCAGGGACACCAGCACCCTCTCTGCGAAAGAGAGTGTGTGTTCAGAGCGACACGAGGGGCTGGATCTCAGAAGACTGTGCGTTCTTGCCCAAGGAATGGCTCTTCCTTTTGTAAAGGCACAGATAGGGCCAACAATGATATCTGAGAACTAAAAAGATGGATCATCAGACTCTTGGCCACAGGACATAGCTGCACTTTGCACAGTAGGAAGAGCCAATGTGGCCAGGGACATCCCCGGGGCAATCTTCCTGCTTGTCAAAAGGACTGCCCACCTTGTCAATATCGAAGCCACCACTCACGACATCTCCACGACCAAAGACATCCACTCCCACATAGACTTCTGGCCGACGATCGCCTGCCATCCGTGCTGTCCGCACCAGGTGCTCCTCCTTCCAGTTGTAGTTGGTAAAGAAGCCATCGCAAACATCATAGTAACATCTGAAATGCACATGGATTCAACATCATAAACCAGGCATCACACCTCACAACTGTACAAGGCTATGCTTGCGAATTATGCTTGAGTGCCTTTACTTTTTGCCTTGCTGTCACTCAAGGACTTCCACAGATGTTTTGAGGCTACAGGTTCTTCCAGATGGCTCTAATAGTATGGATACCTGTTGCCTGTGCAGGACTTCACCTCTGTGCCTGGGGAGGATCTGTGTATCTGCATGGTCTGCATAGCTAGAGGTACCTTGGAGGACGCAGGACACCTGGCTCTTCCCAGGTCACCCCCTACAGCATTTCGCTGTACTACAGCATTTCGCACAGATCCCAATAGGGTGGGGTACACTATATtgagagccatagctcagtggcagataACATGCTTAGGATGGAGAAGGTCTTAGGtccaattcctggcatctccaggtagggctgggaaagagccctgTCTGAAACACAGACAGATTCTGCCAGTCAGGGTAGACAGCCCTGGGAAGATTGATTCATTCCAAAACAACTCCCAAGAATACACATACACCAAGCCAGTCTTCTCTCTACCTGGGATTTAGTAACCACTGCTCTTCATTTTGCAAGCCTGGGTCAGCAATCTTACTGCCCCAATGAATGCAAGCTCATGTAGGGACTGCAGCTCAGCAGGACTATAGAAAGTACCCAAAATGTAACAACCATTCCTAAGGTTGGAGTGTGCCGCTCTTCTCTCGCCTtggtggttggggggaggggaactgttACATTACCCACCGGTTGCTCTCATTAAGCTCATTCTGCCACTTCAGCTCCCCGCTCTGCAGGACGCTGTCATACCACACCACTTGTCCTCTAGGCACAAGTCTGTGCACCTGAGCTGTCAGATACCTCAAAAAGTGGGGCATGTTCCGCGCTGCTGTCACCTGCCATGAAAAAGGTGTACAGTCATCCTCAGGGAAGGGGATCCTTGAAGGATACCAACTCATAATCTCCATGAAATGTCATGAGATGTTACATCCAAACCCCCAGTGATGGGGCAATTTCACACCTTCGCTTGGAGACTTTCTTTCCAACTCAGGGTGCCTAAAATGAGCAGTGGGATTGCTACAGAAGCTCATTCACCATGTTTTGTTCACATAAATAATCTCATGTCTAGGATCAAACTGAGAAAAGCCAGTTCTGCCCAATTAGAGCAGAAGACGGCTGTGCAGACAGCCGATTGTCTGAGATCTCTAACATCacaagcctccctccctcccaaccatTCTAGAAAAAGTTTTTTCAATTTATAAAAGACAAATTATGTGGTTTGGAATTTAAAAAGTTATTGGATCACCACTGAGTCAATGTACTtgctctggctgaaaagtttttaaaaggtgGACAGTCTACTtgaagctggggggagggaggggagagagagaccaCTAAATGAGCATTTGCTTCAGTAGGTAGTTAGTACATCTGTAAAATGCAA is a window from the Tiliqua scincoides isolate rTilSci1 chromosome 2, rTilSci1.hap2, whole genome shotgun sequence genome containing:
- the ENGASE gene encoding cytosolic endo-beta-N-acetylglucosaminidase isoform X1; the protein is MEAAGEQDGGGRGAKRARGQEGSDGGREEPGAAERRSRPGLGLQLDVVSQRSTIVHRVINFAPDPLPARQYDRRTTEPISFYLSGLEELLAWKPTSDDAFNVSIEPLAKRRPLLDSHRPRTLVCHDMKGGYLEDRFIQGAATRDPFVFYHWHYIDIFVYFSHHAVTIPPVVWTNAAHHNGVLMLGTFITEGIDGWKICEAFLSGGEEAYQAVAEQLATIAQFYRFDGWLINIENLLSVTAARNMPHFLRYLTAQVHRLVPRGQVVWYDSVLQSGELKWQNELNESNRCYYDVCDGFFTNYNWKEEHLVRTARMAGDRRPEVYVGVDVFGRGDVVSGGFDIDKSLRMIREQGLSVAIFAPGWVYEHLGPADFLNNEDKFWALLSGLLPIHSVGSLPFDTTFSLGVGNKHFFDGQVNGTEPWYNLSAQDIQPLYTNHRIPSGGWLRTRCCLKDAWCGGSSLLLEGAIPSSASHVTARLFSFQMPAPPKLLVVLIYKHEAPFQAVTLSPELTTQESHSCNPGNVSALPAPRWHRPQPIHNPPPQVAQLLKACGQHGERGWQSRCYELEFQNCVLDELFVTVSHHQSGQNEVPFACLLGRIWVLDAGHLRSLTSISTGSQMSPIDVAHLHWHRTSARVLSISLTLRWTYPPSKAKCFRVHCRKGSCVRGHEPPLLLIGQAHAPVYRVTQLTVPEPHSETSNCVEFLVEPVPDTGIQVDAALWGKLVLIYSDPKLPTTGPGTED
- the ENGASE gene encoding cytosolic endo-beta-N-acetylglucosaminidase isoform X2; the encoded protein is MEAAGEQDGGGRGAKRARGQEGSDGGREEPGAAERRSRPGLGLQLDVVSQRSTIVHRVINFAPDPLPARQYDRRTTEPISFYLSGLEELLAWKPTSDDAFNVSIEPLAKRRPLLDSHRPRTLVCHDMKGGYLEDRFIQGAATRDPFVFYHWHYIDIFVYFSHHAVTIPPVVWTNAAHHNGVLMLGTFITEGIDGWKICEAFLSGGEEAYQAVAEQLATIAQFYRFDGWLINIENLLSVTAARNMPHFLRYLTAQVHRLVPRGQVVWYDSVLQSGELKWQNELNESNRCYYDVCDGFFTNYNWKEEHLVRTARMAGDRRPEVYVGVDVFGRGDVVSGGFDIDKSLRMIREQGLSVAIFAPGWVYEHLGPADFLNNEDKFWALLSGLLPIHSVGSLPFDTTFSLGVGNKHFFDGQVNGTEPWYNLSAQDIQPLYTNHRIPSGGWLRTRCCLKDAWCGGSSLLLEGAIPSSASHVTARCRHPLNCWSS